Proteins from one Pristis pectinata isolate sPriPec2 unplaced genomic scaffold, sPriPec2.1.pri scaffold_215_arrow_ctg1, whole genome shotgun sequence genomic window:
- the LOC127567227 gene encoding leukocyte cysteine proteinase inhibitor 1-like yields MAGQTLIPGGYIPTTPTTPEVKEAADTVKPAVEEQLGRKLDVYRAMFYRSQVVAGINYLIKVYIGAEDNYLHVKVFVPLPCTQEAPSLVWVHMDEKWDDPLIDC; encoded by the exons ATGGCGGGGCAGACGCTGATACCGGGAGGATACATACCGACGACGCCAACCACCCCAGAGGTCAAGGAAGCGGCCGACACG GTGAAGCCTGCCGTGGAGGAGCAGCTGGGCAGGAAGCTGGACGTGTACCGGGCCATGTTCTACCGATCTCAGGTGGTGGCAGGAATCAACTATCTGATCAAG gTGTATATCGGTGCTGAGGACAATTATCTGCACGTGAAGGTGTTCGTCCCACTGCCCTGCACACAGGAGGCCCCCTCACTGGTCTGGGTGCATATGGACGAGAAGTGGGATGACCCCCTGATCGACTGTTGA